A genomic region of Hippoglossus hippoglossus isolate fHipHip1 chromosome 8, fHipHip1.pri, whole genome shotgun sequence contains the following coding sequences:
- the arl6ip1 gene encoding ADP-ribosylation factor-like protein 6-interacting protein 1: MSEGDNKSANMLAQETAQLEEQLQGWGEVILAGDRVVRWEKPWFPGVLMGATTLLFLMIYYLDPSVLTGLSCTVMLLCLADYLVPTLAPRVFGSNKWTSEQQQRFHEICGNLVKTQRRVVGWWKRLCALKEEKPKMYFASVISSLLAVAWIGQQVHNLFLTYLIVNFLLLLPGLNQHGVISKYTAMAKREINKLLKQKEKKNE; this comes from the exons ATGTCCGAGGGAGACAACAAGAGCGCCAACATGCTG GCTCAGGAAACCgcccagctggaggagcagctgcagggctGGGGTGAGGTGATCCTCGCCGGGGACCGAGTGGTGCGCTGGGAGAAGCCCTGGTTCCCTGGAGTCCTGATGGGCGCTACCACCTTGCTCTTCCT gaTGATTTACTACCTGGATCCATCAGTGCTGACTGGGCTGTCCTGCACCGTCATGTTGCTCTGCCTGGCGGATTATCTGGTGCCCACCCTCGCTCCCAGAGTCTTCGGCTCCAATAAGTG GacctctgagcagcagcagcgtttccatGAGATCTGTGGAAACCTGGTGAAGACCCAGCGTCGGGTCGTGGGCTGGTGGAAGCGTCTGTGCGCCCTCAAGGAGGAGAAGCCCAAAATG TACTTTGCCTCCGTGATCAGCAGCCTGCTGGCAGTGGCCTGGATCGGACAGCAGGTGCACAACCTGTTCCTCACCTACCTGATTG tgaacttcctgctgctgctgcccggcCTCAACCAGCACGGCGTCATCTCGAAGTACACCGCCATGGCCAAGAGGGAGATCAACAAGCTGCTcaaacagaaggagaagaagaacgaGTGA